The Prevotella herbatica genome contains the following window.
AACCGATGCAAGCAATTTATATTTGTCTTTTCGGTGATTACAAAGGTAATGATTACTGTTTGGCATGGCAGAAACTATGGCAATACATCCGCACATCAGGAAAATTCTCAGAAGAGATGAAAAAGGCGTATGGAACAGTACCAAAATCAGATATCATAAAGCAAATGCTGAATGAATGCAAAATTGCTCATGTCGGAATATACCACAATGATCCCAAATTAACAGAAGCGAACAAACAGCAGAGTGATGTCTGTCTCACATTGCCATTCAAGATGGAACCACAAGGAGAAATAGGTGCGAAAGAAATTGCTGGCGGCAAATATGCAGCATTCCTTTATCAAGGAACATATGAAAGACTTGGAGAGGTGTATGATACTATCTTCGGAAAATACATTCCAGATGGAGGATATCAATTAGATGAAAGACCTGTATTTGAAATGTACCTAAATGATCCAGAATGCACAAAGCCTGATGAACTGCAAACTGAGATTTATGTACCAATAGTATAACTCAATGTAGGTTGCAGACATTGTGCTGCAACCTATTTCAAAAACAATATTAATATACAAAGAAATGAATAAGGACGTAAAAACAGACAAGGAGTTGATAGCCTATTGCGGCTTATATTGTGGAGCATGCGGTAAGTTTATCAAAGGTAACTGTCCTGGGTGTCGTAAAAACGATAAAGCAAAGTGGTGTAAAATCCGAACTTGCTGTATTAACAACAATTACCACACATGCGCAGAATGCCAGATGAACACCCATGATTGCAAGAAGTTTAATAACTTTTTCAGCAAACTATTTGCGTTGATTTTCAAATCAGACCGTGATGCATGCATAAGAAGAATTAATGATATCGGTGAACTAAATTATGCAAAAGAGATGTCAGACAAGGGAAAGATGACAATCAAAAAAGGATGTTCCAAATGCTAGACATGAAGTGTTATTAACCAAAAAGAATAACTTGAATTTTAAATAAGATATGAATACAATTTTAGTATCATCATTGCCAATTATATTTATGCTTCATGATTTTGAAGAAATCATCATGATGAAGCCATGGATGAAAAAGAATGAAGAATACATTTGTTGGCGTTTTCCCAAATTAGGTCCAAGATTAGTTTCACATTTAAAGAATACTTCAACAGAAGGTTTTGCGCTTTGTGTAGCCATGTTATTCTTTATGTTAGGAGCAGTAACACTTACCTCTTTATGGCAAGCTAGTTATATGCTATGGATGGGTATTTTTATGGTATTTTCTATCCATATAGTAGTACATATTATCCAGTGGATTGCATTCCGCCGATACATTCCAGCCATTATCAGTTCGCTACTATGCATACCCTATTGTATATATGGTATAAAACAAATCGTAAATATGTTCACACTTT
Protein-coding sequences here:
- a CDS encoding AraC family transcriptional regulator, which produces MQQKTSTREDYSKRINIIIEYINNHLTDDIDLETLASIANFSPYHFHRIFKAFLGEPVGAFITRMRVETAARLLRYSDMPVQEIAYKVGYDVPSSLSKVFKQFYEITPIEYKNYKKYTIMKPLKISPDLELKERVVNLEPMQAIYICLFGDYKGNDYCLAWQKLWQYIRTSGKFSEEMKKAYGTVPKSDIIKQMLNECKIAHVGIYHNDPKLTEANKQQSDVCLTLPFKMEPQGEIGAKEIAGGKYAAFLYQGTYERLGEVYDTIFGKYIPDGGYQLDERPVFEMYLNDPECTKPDELQTEIYVPIV
- a CDS encoding DUF3795 domain-containing protein; protein product: MNKDVKTDKELIAYCGLYCGACGKFIKGNCPGCRKNDKAKWCKIRTCCINNNYHTCAECQMNTHDCKKFNNFFSKLFALIFKSDRDACIRRINDIGELNYAKEMSDKGKMTIKKGCSKC
- a CDS encoding HXXEE domain-containing protein; amino-acid sequence: MNTILVSSLPIIFMLHDFEEIIMMKPWMKKNEEYICWRFPKLGPRLVSHLKNTSTEGFALCVAMLFFMLGAVTLTSLWQASYMLWMGIFMVFSIHIVVHIIQWIAFRRYIPAIISSLLCIPYCIYGIKQIVNMFTLSNILIYSLITSVIVFAFLFIEHRYVARWIK